In Kineococcus sp. NBC_00420, a single genomic region encodes these proteins:
- a CDS encoding carbohydrate ABC transporter permease → MTTVDLRESQRRGTSGAAAPRPRRAVGEALAGWGFVAPALIVVGGLTLFPGIWALVLSFRTWDGFSPPRGVGIQNYRDLAVDPALGGAALHTALYTVLFVPASVLLGLFLAVALNRRIRFIGLYRTAVFVPFVASAAATGILTTYLFSAQFGLVNNVLRVLHLPQQGWLEDGHQAMVVITIMSLWGQAAFTTVIYLAALQDIPGDTIEAARMDGANSRQVFWRVVWPQLGAVTSFVAVYQTLEAVQLFDLVYATTRGGPLDATQTIVYYVWHLAFQRLQFGYGSAVAYALFFATLVVTIVVTITQRRAGRNP, encoded by the coding sequence GTGACGACCGTTGACCTTCGAGAGTCGCAGCGCCGGGGGACCTCGGGAGCGGCTGCCCCCCGGCCCCGCCGTGCCGTGGGGGAGGCACTGGCCGGGTGGGGTTTCGTCGCCCCGGCCCTGATCGTGGTCGGAGGGCTCACCCTCTTCCCGGGGATCTGGGCCCTCGTGCTGTCCTTCCGCACGTGGGACGGGTTCAGCCCGCCGAGGGGGGTGGGGATCCAGAACTACCGGGACCTCGCCGTCGACCCCGCGCTCGGCGGTGCCGCGCTGCACACCGCCCTCTACACGGTCCTCTTCGTGCCGGCGTCGGTCCTGCTGGGACTGTTCCTGGCCGTCGCGCTGAACCGTCGGATCCGGTTCATCGGCCTGTACCGCACCGCGGTGTTCGTGCCCTTCGTCGCCTCCGCCGCCGCGACGGGCATCCTCACGACCTACCTCTTCAGCGCGCAGTTCGGGCTGGTCAACAACGTCCTGCGCGTCCTGCACCTGCCCCAGCAGGGCTGGCTGGAGGACGGCCACCAGGCCATGGTGGTCATCACCATCATGTCGCTGTGGGGGCAGGCCGCCTTCACCACGGTCATCTACCTCGCTGCGCTGCAGGACATCCCCGGCGACACCATCGAGGCCGCCCGGATGGACGGCGCGAACTCCCGGCAGGTCTTCTGGCGCGTCGTGTGGCCGCAACTCGGGGCGGTGACGTCGTTCGTCGCGGTCTACCAGACCCTGGAGGCCGTCCAGCTGTTCGACCTCGTCTACGCCACCACGCGCGGCGGGCCGCTCGACGCCACCCAGACGATCGTCTACTACGTCTGGCACCTCGCGTTCCAGCGGCTGCAGTTCGGCTACGGCTCGGCCGTCGCCTACGCGTTGTTCTTCGCCACCCTGGTCGTGACGATCGTCGTCACCATCACCCAGCGCCGCGCCGGGAGGAATCCGTGA
- a CDS encoding N-acetylglucosamine kinase, which produces MTYFLGMDGGGTKTAFVLLDGNGTVVAEDRQPSSYYFGSESGIDLVEQVLRAGVGAVVAAAGIRVEDLTFAFLAIPGYGEASADVAHLDAMPARVLGHDRYLCGNDMLSGWAGSLAGRDGINVVAGTGSVAYGERGHRAHRTGGWSELFGDEGSAYWVAVQGLNAFSRMADGREPRTALHGAVREALEVRDDGDDLDVIGVVVDRWQGDRSRIAGLARVVTATAAAGDARALGIVRAAAAELAALVTTTATALGHGSQDEVAVSWSGGLFNAPVVRSEFEEALQHSPFRLELVTPQHGPELGGALYAVRAARARGVVV; this is translated from the coding sequence GTGACGTACTTCCTCGGCATGGACGGGGGCGGGACGAAGACCGCCTTCGTCCTGCTCGACGGGAACGGGACGGTCGTCGCGGAGGACCGGCAACCCTCCAGCTACTACTTCGGGAGCGAGAGCGGGATCGACCTCGTCGAGCAGGTCCTGCGCGCCGGGGTCGGCGCCGTCGTCGCGGCGGCCGGGATCCGTGTCGAGGACCTCACCTTCGCGTTCCTGGCGATCCCCGGCTACGGCGAGGCCAGCGCCGACGTCGCCCACCTGGACGCGATGCCCGCCCGGGTCCTGGGGCACGACCGCTACCTCTGCGGCAACGACATGCTCAGCGGCTGGGCGGGTTCCCTCGCCGGCCGGGACGGCATCAACGTCGTCGCCGGTACCGGATCGGTGGCCTACGGCGAACGGGGTCACCGCGCCCACCGGACCGGCGGCTGGAGCGAACTCTTCGGCGACGAGGGGTCCGCGTACTGGGTGGCCGTCCAGGGACTGAACGCGTTCTCCCGCATGGCCGACGGCCGTGAACCCCGGACGGCGTTGCACGGCGCGGTCCGGGAGGCGCTGGAGGTCCGGGACGACGGCGACGACCTCGACGTCATCGGTGTCGTCGTGGACCGCTGGCAGGGCGACCGCAGCCGGATCGCGGGCCTCGCCCGCGTCGTCACCGCGACGGCCGCCGCGGGCGACGCCCGGGCCCTGGGGATCGTGCGCGCCGCGGCCGCAGAACTGGCCGCCCTGGTGACGACGACGGCGACCGCCCTGGGCCACGGTTCGCAGGACGAGGTGGCGGTGTCCTGGTCCGGGGGACTGTTCAACGCCCCCGTGGTGCGGTCGGAGTTCGAGGAGGCTTTGCAGCACAGCCCGTTCCGGCTGGAACTCGTGACGCCGCAGCACGGTCCGGAACTCGGTGGTGCCCTCTACGCCGTCCGGGCGGCCCGGGCCCGCGGGGTGGTCGTGTGA
- a CDS encoding extracellular solute-binding protein, which translates to MHVPRLAAALTLVALVATGCGTKPVTTLDPSAQVHLTMWSGQSDEAERVLERLAAEFEQQHPNVSIDVTPGASSTEELLQKLAASFAGNDSPDISYTFGSWASQLERSNRTLDITSVVQGPGVDWEDFTSAARATAQPTGHRTIGFPAVVDNIALLYNTTLFDRAGVAYPTPDWTWQDFRAAAKQLTNPGDHVYGYGYSVSGSEETTWQLWPHLWQNGGEILDATGQEAAFDSRAGIDALTFLRGMAVDDRSVYLDQTDTKFAQLFESDRIAMITSGPWELSALKTAGTSYGVVQLPGTDGDHQTVSGPDLWTLFDNDDVNRAHWATQFTEWLTSAEQDEQFNVALGNLPLRASEATSEAFLTASAELPGLDVMQANAANAKKPRPTVPGYNGLSEAVGSATAHVLQGEGSPQGALADAATAADKALRQS; encoded by the coding sequence GTGCACGTCCCACGACTCGCCGCCGCCCTCACCCTCGTCGCGCTCGTCGCGACGGGGTGCGGGACGAAACCCGTCACCACGCTCGACCCCTCCGCCCAGGTCCACCTGACGATGTGGTCGGGGCAGAGCGACGAGGCCGAGCGGGTGCTGGAGCGTCTCGCCGCGGAGTTCGAGCAGCAGCACCCCAACGTCAGCATCGACGTCACGCCCGGGGCCTCCTCCACCGAGGAACTGCTGCAGAAGCTCGCCGCCTCGTTCGCGGGCAACGACTCCCCGGACATCTCCTACACGTTCGGGTCGTGGGCGAGCCAGCTGGAACGCTCGAACCGGACCCTCGACATCACCTCCGTGGTGCAGGGCCCCGGGGTGGACTGGGAGGACTTCACCTCGGCGGCGCGGGCGACGGCGCAGCCGACCGGCCACCGCACCATCGGGTTCCCCGCCGTCGTCGACAACATCGCCCTCCTCTACAACACGACCCTCTTCGACCGGGCCGGCGTCGCGTACCCCACGCCCGACTGGACCTGGCAGGACTTCCGGGCCGCGGCGAAGCAGCTCACGAACCCCGGCGACCACGTCTACGGGTACGGGTACTCCGTCTCGGGGAGCGAGGAGACGACGTGGCAGTTGTGGCCGCACCTGTGGCAGAACGGCGGCGAGATCCTGGACGCCACCGGGCAGGAGGCGGCCTTCGACTCCCGGGCCGGGATCGACGCCCTCACCTTCCTGCGCGGGATGGCCGTCGACGACCGGAGCGTCTACCTCGACCAGACGGACACCAAGTTCGCCCAGCTGTTCGAGAGCGACCGCATCGCCATGATCACCTCCGGTCCCTGGGAACTGTCGGCGCTCAAGACCGCCGGAACCTCCTACGGCGTCGTGCAGCTCCCGGGGACGGACGGCGACCACCAGACGGTCTCCGGCCCCGACCTGTGGACCCTGTTCGACAACGACGACGTCAACCGCGCCCACTGGGCGACGCAGTTCACCGAGTGGCTGACCTCGGCCGAGCAGGACGAGCAGTTCAACGTGGCTCTCGGCAACCTCCCGCTGCGGGCCAGTGAGGCCACCAGCGAGGCGTTCCTGACCGCCTCCGCCGAACTCCCCGGGCTCGACGTGATGCAGGCCAACGCCGCGAACGCGAAGAAGCCCCGCCCGACCGTCCCCGGCTACAACGGCCTCTCGGAGGCCGTCGGGAGCGCCACCGCCCACGTGCTGCAGGGCGAAGGGTCGCCGCAGGGCGCCCTCGCCGACGCCGCCACCGCCGCCGACAAGGCACTGCGCCAGAGCTGA
- a CDS encoding ABC transporter substrate-binding protein, whose product MSQIDRRGLLKAGGAVLGASALGAMTAPTASASTTGSRRVREESRSLDALYAAARSEGGELVVYAGGDTPDQQDAAKTAFTAQFPAIDLKMIVDYSKYHDVRVDNQLATRSLVADVVQLQTLQDFTRWKQQGVLQPYKPAGFGALHPAFRDEDGAWIAVAVYAFSYMHQVSLGATAPATPRDLVDPRWRGAIASSYPNDDDAALYLYKLYAETYGWDWVGRLAAQNPQFARGTNTPVEAVASGRKTIGIAGAGSLTGPLAPGVRWVTPAGHPFMAWGQRAALLKRAAHPAAAKLYLNWQLSVPVQQNSFNGWSVRTDVKPAGDLAPIWQNRDAHLDGFPRFMADRAEVERWRQTFSLYFGEVQGAPSPGVLGLHPGR is encoded by the coding sequence ATGAGCCAGATCGATCGACGCGGACTCCTCAAGGCCGGCGGCGCTGTTCTCGGTGCCTCCGCACTGGGCGCGATGACCGCGCCCACCGCGTCCGCGAGCACCACCGGTTCGCGGCGGGTCAGGGAGGAGAGCAGATCGCTGGACGCGTTGTACGCGGCGGCCCGCAGCGAGGGCGGTGAACTCGTCGTCTACGCCGGCGGTGACACCCCCGACCAGCAGGACGCCGCCAAGACCGCCTTCACGGCGCAGTTCCCGGCCATCGACCTGAAGATGATCGTGGACTACAGCAAGTACCACGACGTCCGGGTCGACAACCAGCTGGCCACCCGCTCCCTGGTCGCCGACGTCGTCCAGCTCCAGACGTTGCAGGACTTCACCCGCTGGAAGCAGCAGGGCGTCCTGCAGCCGTACAAGCCCGCGGGTTTCGGCGCCCTGCACCCCGCGTTCCGCGATGAGGACGGTGCGTGGATCGCCGTCGCGGTCTACGCCTTCAGCTACATGCACCAGGTCTCCCTGGGTGCGACCGCGCCCGCCACCCCACGCGACCTGGTCGACCCGCGCTGGCGCGGCGCGATCGCGTCCTCCTACCCCAACGACGACGACGCCGCGCTGTACCTCTACAAGCTCTACGCCGAGACCTACGGCTGGGACTGGGTGGGCCGGCTCGCCGCGCAGAACCCGCAGTTCGCCCGCGGAACGAACACCCCCGTCGAGGCCGTGGCCTCGGGCAGGAAGACGATCGGCATCGCCGGTGCCGGTTCCCTCACCGGTCCGCTGGCCCCGGGCGTCCGGTGGGTCACCCCGGCCGGCCACCCCTTCATGGCCTGGGGGCAGCGCGCCGCCCTGCTGAAGCGCGCGGCACACCCCGCTGCCGCGAAGCTGTACCTGAACTGGCAGCTCTCGGTCCCGGTGCAGCAGAACTCCTTCAACGGCTGGTCGGTACGAACCGACGTGAAACCCGCGGGAGACCTCGCCCCGATCTGGCAGAACCGTGACGCCCACCTGGACGGGTTCCCCCGTTTCATGGCCGACCGGGCCGAGGTGGAGCGCTGGCGTCAGACGTTCTCGTTGTACTTCGGTGAGGTCCAGGGTGCACCCAGCCCCGGTGTGCTGGGGCTGCACCCCGGACGCTGA
- a CDS encoding carbohydrate ABC transporter permease, whose translation MTPSATSTSTSTVPRRRGLPFSPWHLLLVPISVLFLLPFLEMFLTSLEPASEINKFPPAFVPTHFTLSGYTRLFADSSILRWLLNTAVVSASATVSHLVLCSLAGYGFARLRFPGRTFGFLAILATIMIPSQLLMIPTYVMFARLGLVDHLSAAIVPWLASAFGIFLMRQFFLSLPSELEEAGRIDGCSRLQVFFRIVLPLARPALATLAIFTLLGSWNDLVWPLVAINDEHDFTLQLGLTNFQGARRTDWSLLMAGNVVATLPLMLLFLLAQRQFVATMASAGLKG comes from the coding sequence GTGACTCCGTCCGCGACCTCGACGTCCACGTCGACCGTGCCCCGTCGCCGCGGGTTGCCGTTCAGCCCGTGGCACCTGCTGCTGGTGCCGATCTCGGTCCTCTTCCTGCTGCCGTTCCTCGAGATGTTCCTCACCTCCCTGGAACCTGCGTCGGAGATCAACAAGTTCCCGCCCGCCTTCGTCCCGACGCACTTCACCCTCAGCGGGTACACCCGGTTGTTCGCCGATTCCTCGATCCTGCGGTGGCTGCTGAACACGGCCGTCGTGTCCGCGTCGGCGACCGTCTCGCACCTGGTGCTCTGCTCGCTGGCCGGCTACGGGTTCGCCCGGCTGCGCTTCCCGGGCCGGACTTTCGGGTTCCTGGCGATCCTCGCGACCATCATGATCCCCTCGCAGCTGCTCATGATCCCGACCTACGTCATGTTCGCCCGGCTCGGTCTCGTCGACCACCTCTCGGCCGCGATCGTGCCCTGGCTGGCCTCGGCGTTCGGCATCTTCCTCATGCGCCAGTTCTTCCTGTCGCTGCCGAGCGAGCTGGAGGAGGCGGGCAGGATCGACGGCTGCTCGCGCCTGCAGGTGTTCTTCCGCATCGTGCTGCCGCTGGCCCGGCCCGCGCTGGCGACGTTGGCGATCTTCACCCTGCTCGGGTCCTGGAACGACCTCGTGTGGCCCCTGGTGGCCATCAACGACGAGCACGACTTCACGCTGCAGCTGGGGCTGACGAACTTCCAGGGCGCCCGCCGGACCGACTGGTCGCTGCTCATGGCCGGCAACGTCGTCGCCACCCTCCCGCTCATGCTGCTCTTCCTCCTGGCCCAGCGGCAGTTCGTCGCGACCATGGCCTCGGCCGGGCTGAAAGGCTGA
- a CDS encoding SIS domain-containing protein, with protein sequence MNTDVAAPTSGSATHHEIRQQPGAWRDLVTLLAGHRDALDDFLAPVLAQENLRIVLTGAGTSAFAGDIASASLRRHLGRRVDALATTDLVADPFGLLAEGGPVLLVSFARSGNSPESVAATRIVDDLAPRAHHLVITCDAEGALAREHRGAANSFVLVMPEQTNDTGFAMTSSFSTMLLAALLVFRADQARHVEALGAAASSLIGRSGQVEALLDADPERVVYLGSGPLQGLAQESALKLLELTAGGVAGFHDSPLGFRHGPKSVVDDRTLVVVYASADPYTAHYDADIVTELRRDRPAQVVHVGGPDGSALDLALPQLDGLDDGLRSVALVAFAQLLALGASVRRGCTPDNPFPGGTVNRVVQGVSIHDLPGRSEQP encoded by the coding sequence GTGAACACCGACGTCGCCGCTCCCACGAGCGGATCCGCGACCCACCACGAGATCCGGCAGCAGCCGGGCGCGTGGCGCGACCTGGTCACCCTGCTCGCCGGGCACCGGGACGCGCTGGACGACTTCCTCGCCCCGGTCCTGGCGCAGGAGAACCTACGCATCGTCCTCACCGGCGCGGGGACCTCCGCCTTCGCCGGTGACATCGCGAGCGCGTCGCTGCGCCGCCACCTGGGCCGCCGGGTCGACGCCCTCGCCACGACCGACCTCGTCGCCGACCCCTTCGGCCTGCTCGCGGAGGGCGGCCCCGTCCTGCTGGTGTCCTTCGCGCGGTCCGGGAACAGTCCCGAGAGCGTCGCGGCGACCCGGATCGTGGACGATCTCGCCCCGCGGGCGCACCACCTCGTCATCACCTGCGACGCCGAGGGGGCCCTGGCCCGGGAGCACCGCGGTGCGGCGAACTCGTTCGTGCTGGTGATGCCGGAGCAGACCAACGACACCGGCTTCGCCATGACGTCGAGCTTCTCCACGATGCTGCTCGCCGCGCTCCTGGTGTTCCGGGCCGACCAGGCCCGCCACGTCGAGGCCCTGGGCGCCGCCGCGTCGTCGCTGATCGGGCGCAGCGGACAGGTCGAGGCCCTGCTGGACGCCGACCCCGAACGCGTCGTGTACCTCGGCTCGGGTCCGCTGCAGGGGCTGGCTCAGGAGTCCGCGCTGAAGCTGCTCGAACTGACGGCGGGGGGAGTGGCGGGTTTCCACGACTCCCCGCTCGGGTTCCGCCACGGCCCGAAGTCGGTGGTCGACGACCGCACCCTCGTCGTCGTGTACGCCTCCGCCGACCCCTACACCGCCCACTACGACGCCGACATCGTCACCGAACTCCGTCGTGACCGCCCCGCGCAGGTCGTGCACGTCGGCGGGCCGGACGGTTCTGCGCTGGACCTCGCCCTCCCGCAGCTCGACGGTCTCGACGACGGGTTGCGCAGCGTCGCCCTCGTCGCCTTCGCGCAGCTGCTCGCGCTGGGTGCGTCCGTCCGCCGCGGCTGCACCCCCGACAACCCCTTCCCGGGCGGCACCGTCAACCGGGTCGTCCAGGGGGTCTCGATCCACGACCTCCCGGGCCGGAGCGAGCAGCCGTGA
- a CDS encoding MarR family winged helix-turn-helix transcriptional regulator yields MGDAEETRWLDEQERQVWLALTVLLTALPNALDAQLQRDAGLSHFEYFVMAVLSESPDRTRRMSELAALSNGSLSRLSHVVSRLQRQGYVSRRPDPADGRTTLATLSEQGWEKVVVSAPGHVATVRQAVFDRLTKTQARYLKDACVRIESGLGVELPAEAFGSASRANRPDGA; encoded by the coding sequence GTGGGCGACGCTGAGGAGACGCGCTGGCTCGACGAGCAGGAGCGTCAGGTGTGGCTGGCCCTGACGGTACTGCTCACCGCCCTGCCCAACGCCCTGGATGCGCAGCTGCAGCGTGATGCCGGGCTCAGCCACTTCGAGTACTTCGTCATGGCCGTGCTCTCGGAGTCTCCCGACCGGACCCGGCGCATGAGCGAACTCGCGGCGTTGTCCAACGGCTCGCTCTCACGGTTGTCCCACGTGGTCTCCCGTCTGCAACGCCAGGGGTACGTCAGCAGGCGTCCCGACCCCGCGGACGGGAGGACCACCCTGGCCACCTTGAGCGAGCAGGGGTGGGAGAAGGTGGTGGTCTCGGCCCCCGGGCACGTCGCGACCGTGCGCCAGGCCGTCTTCGACCGGTTGACGAAGACCCAGGCCCGATACCTCAAGGACGCCTGTGTCCGCATCGAGAGCGGTCTGGGAGTCGAGCTGCCCGCGGAGGCCTTCGGGTCCGCGTCGCGCGCGAACCGCCCCGACGGAGCCTGA
- a CDS encoding endo alpha-1,4 polygalactosaminidase produces MRRLTTPLATLGLCAALLVTGGSGTSGTSGTAAPQRLPANGRFDYQIGGAYTPDASVAIVDRDRSAGPAGGTYDICYVNAFQTQPAEDAFWTGSHPDLLLRDEDGGLVEDPDWPGEFFLDVSTAGKRADVAEIVGGWIDGCRDDGFEAVEPDNLDTWTRSGGRLTEADAVAYATLLADRAHADGLAIAQKNAGSLGSTGRDSVGFDFAIAEECQNYSECDDYTDVYGDDVLEVEYTDNPRTAYTTACAVQGRRISVLLRDRDVVPRGDEAYHDETC; encoded by the coding sequence GTGCGACGTCTCACCACACCCCTCGCGACGCTCGGGCTGTGCGCGGCCCTGCTCGTCACCGGTGGGTCCGGGACGTCCGGTACATCCGGTACCGCTGCCCCGCAACGGCTCCCGGCGAACGGACGCTTCGACTACCAGATCGGCGGTGCCTACACCCCCGACGCCTCCGTGGCGATCGTCGACCGCGACCGGTCCGCGGGGCCCGCCGGGGGGACGTACGACATCTGCTACGTCAACGCGTTCCAGACCCAACCCGCGGAGGATGCGTTCTGGACGGGGTCGCACCCGGACCTGCTGCTGCGCGACGAGGACGGCGGCCTCGTGGAGGACCCGGACTGGCCAGGCGAGTTCTTCCTGGACGTCTCCACCGCCGGGAAGCGGGCCGACGTCGCGGAGATCGTCGGCGGCTGGATCGACGGTTGCCGCGACGACGGTTTCGAGGCCGTCGAACCCGACAACCTCGACACGTGGACGCGGTCGGGCGGCAGGCTGACCGAGGCGGACGCCGTCGCGTACGCGACCCTGCTGGCGGACCGTGCCCACGCCGACGGTCTCGCGATCGCGCAGAAGAACGCGGGGAGCCTCGGATCGACCGGCCGGGATTCGGTGGGGTTCGACTTCGCGATCGCCGAGGAGTGCCAGAACTACTCCGAGTGCGACGACTACACCGACGTCTACGGGGACGACGTCCTCGAGGTCGAGTACACGGACAACCCCCGTACCGCGTACACGACGGCCTGCGCGGTGCAGGGCAGGAGGATCTCGGTCCTCCTGCGCGACCGCGACGTCGTGCCGCGCGGCGACGAGGCGTACCACGACGAGACCTGCTAG
- the melA gene encoding alpha-galactosidase, which translates to MTRVTFVGAGSVEFTRQLVGDLLRFDDLGPLDLRLFDIDERRLAVAEGTARQVGERLNRPLTTTATTDRRRALADADFVVDMVQIGGIEATRHDLEIPARYGLRQTIGDTTGVGGVFRALRTFPFLTALTADIRDVAPDAVFLNYTNPMAMNVWWTSLVAPELTTLGLCHSVYWTAHDLAELVGLSVEQTRFRAAGVNHQAWLLEWTHGGRDLYPVLRERIAADPELLRRVRVEVFRRIGYYPTETSEHSSEYLPWFLRDQEQVERFRLRPMEYLEISENNVREFHAAERALAAGEPLALEEEAAEYAPQVIHSLVTGTEREIHANVVNRGLIDNLPAGCVVEVPTIVGAGGISPVPMGSLPVQAAAVNRPYVSVAELTIEAARTGDPRLVRQAVLVDPNASSTLTPERIWALCNDLVAAHGDLLPPELRVQLPVDAL; encoded by the coding sequence ATGACACGAGTCACCTTCGTCGGGGCCGGGAGCGTCGAGTTCACCCGCCAGCTGGTGGGGGACCTCCTGAGGTTCGACGACCTCGGCCCGCTCGACCTGCGGCTCTTCGACATCGACGAGCGCCGCCTCGCCGTGGCCGAGGGCACCGCCCGGCAGGTCGGCGAACGCCTGAACCGCCCCCTGACGACCACCGCGACCACCGACCGGCGCCGCGCCCTCGCCGACGCCGACTTCGTCGTCGACATGGTGCAGATCGGCGGCATCGAGGCCACCCGCCACGACCTGGAGATCCCGGCCCGCTACGGGTTGCGCCAGACGATCGGCGACACCACCGGGGTGGGCGGGGTCTTCCGCGCGCTGCGCACGTTCCCCTTCCTCACCGCCCTCACCGCGGACATCCGCGACGTGGCGCCGGACGCGGTCTTCCTGAACTACACCAACCCGATGGCGATGAACGTCTGGTGGACCAGCCTCGTCGCCCCGGAACTCACCACCCTGGGGTTGTGCCACAGCGTCTACTGGACCGCCCACGACCTCGCGGAGCTCGTCGGGTTGTCCGTCGAGCAGACCAGGTTCCGGGCGGCCGGCGTCAACCACCAGGCGTGGTTGCTGGAGTGGACCCACGGGGGTCGTGACCTCTACCCGGTGCTGCGCGAGCGCATCGCCGCCGACCCGGAACTGCTGCGCCGCGTCCGCGTCGAGGTCTTCCGCCGGATCGGCTACTACCCGACCGAGACGAGCGAGCACTCCTCGGAGTACCTGCCGTGGTTCCTCCGCGACCAGGAGCAGGTCGAGAGGTTCCGGCTGCGGCCGATGGAGTACCTGGAGATCTCCGAGAACAACGTCCGTGAGTTCCACGCGGCCGAACGCGCCCTCGCCGCGGGTGAACCGCTGGCGCTCGAGGAGGAGGCGGCCGAGTACGCGCCGCAGGTCATCCACTCCCTCGTCACCGGCACCGAACGCGAGATCCACGCCAACGTCGTCAACCGGGGCCTGATCGACAACCTGCCCGCCGGGTGCGTCGTCGAGGTGCCGACCATCGTGGGCGCCGGCGGGATCTCCCCGGTCCCGATGGGTTCCCTGCCGGTGCAGGCCGCAGCGGTGAACCGCCCCTACGTCTCGGTCGCCGAGCTCACGATCGAGGCCGCCCGGACCGGGGACCCGCGCCTCGTGCGCCAGGCGGTGCTCGTGGACCCCAACGCGAGCTCGACGCTCACGCCCGAGCGGATCTGGGCGCTGTGCAACGACCTCGTCGCCGCCCACGGCGACCTGCTGCCGCCAGAACTGCGCGTGCAGCTGCCGGTCGACGCCCTGTAG
- a CDS encoding DeoR/GlpR family DNA-binding transcription regulator — translation MPGGHALGGSEALPRAGSGKRADRLVAILGVLNERGDVSLQDLVTELGVSVATVRRDLADLEGQGLLSRTHGGARVLAPALELPVRLRAGQSHQVKQLIARRAATFLPEGPFAIAIGGGTTAAGVARALIFRTDLTIVTNSLTTATEIGSRPNLRVMMTGGLIRANSFELVGALAENSFASINVGMAILGVDGVSAEGGITTHDETEARTNAAMIRHAQRTVVVADSSKIGRITLAKVAGLESVGDLVTDSAAPAEELQRIRTLGTRVHVVTVQDGV, via the coding sequence ATGCCCGGTGGCCACGCCCTCGGCGGCTCGGAGGCCCTCCCGCGCGCGGGTTCCGGCAAACGTGCCGACCGGCTGGTGGCGATCCTCGGCGTGCTCAACGAACGCGGTGACGTGAGCCTGCAGGACCTCGTCACCGAACTCGGCGTGTCGGTCGCGACCGTCCGCCGCGACCTCGCCGACCTCGAAGGACAAGGGCTGCTGTCGCGGACGCACGGCGGCGCGCGGGTCCTCGCCCCGGCGCTGGAACTGCCGGTGCGGTTGCGCGCGGGGCAATCGCACCAGGTCAAGCAACTCATCGCCCGCCGCGCCGCCACCTTCCTGCCCGAGGGGCCGTTCGCGATCGCCATCGGGGGCGGGACGACGGCCGCGGGCGTCGCGCGGGCGCTGATCTTCCGCACCGACCTGACGATCGTCACGAACTCGCTGACGACGGCCACCGAGATCGGGTCCCGGCCGAACCTGCGGGTGATGATGACCGGTGGCCTGATCCGCGCGAACTCCTTCGAGCTGGTGGGGGCGCTCGCCGAGAACTCCTTCGCCTCCATCAACGTGGGCATGGCGATCCTCGGTGTGGACGGGGTGAGCGCCGAGGGCGGGATCACGACGCACGACGAGACCGAGGCGCGGACGAACGCGGCCATGATCCGTCACGCCCAGCGGACGGTCGTCGTCGCGGACTCCTCCAAGATCGGACGGATCACCCTGGCCAAGGTCGCCGGGCTCGAGAGCGTCGGCGACCTCGTCACCGACAGCGCCGCCCCCGCCGAGGAACTCCAGCGGATCCGGACCCTCGGAACCCGCGTCCACGTCGTCACGGTCCAGGACGGGGTCTAG